One Comamonas endophytica DNA window includes the following coding sequences:
- a CDS encoding aminotransferase class I/II-fold pyridoxal phosphate-dependent enzyme: MTRKGLPGLTAQIKDKLIQQALERRLRQAEQGSSVAAPAPVAAGEVQIAEQHYSFRLHPGYQQIRIINDGAARLGIGSPFFKLHDGIAGAVTRIAGREYVNYSSYNYLGMSGNAEVADAAKAAIDQYGTSVSASRLVSGERPIHRQLEQEIARVYGVDDAITFVSGHAANVTTIGHLFGPKDLVLHDELIHNSVVQGILLSGARRLSFAHNDWAALDQILAEQRHQFERVLVVLEGIYSMDGDFPDLPKFIEVKRRHKVFLMVDEAHSFGVMGKTGLGIREHFGLAGGDVDIWMGTLSKALAGCGGYIAGETALIEHLKFLAPGFLYSVGMPPPVAGASLAALKIMLAQPERVTALQQRGRFFLEQARAGGIDTGTSTGLAVIPAIVGSSVKAARLSAVLFERGINVQPILYPAVPEKSARLRFFVSCEHTEAQIRATVEALVEESRRL; encoded by the coding sequence ATGACACGCAAGGGACTTCCGGGCCTCACGGCCCAGATCAAGGACAAGCTGATCCAGCAGGCGCTCGAGCGCCGGCTGCGCCAGGCGGAGCAGGGCAGCAGCGTCGCGGCGCCGGCCCCGGTGGCGGCCGGCGAAGTGCAGATCGCCGAGCAGCACTACAGCTTCCGCCTGCACCCGGGCTACCAGCAGATCCGCATCATCAACGACGGCGCGGCACGCCTGGGCATCGGCAGCCCGTTCTTCAAGCTGCATGACGGCATTGCCGGGGCCGTGACGCGCATCGCCGGCCGCGAGTACGTCAACTACTCGAGCTACAACTACCTGGGCATGTCGGGCAACGCCGAGGTGGCCGACGCCGCCAAGGCCGCCATCGACCAGTACGGCACCTCGGTGTCGGCCAGCCGGCTGGTGTCGGGCGAGCGTCCGATCCACCGCCAGCTCGAGCAGGAGATCGCGCGGGTCTATGGCGTCGACGACGCGATCACCTTCGTCAGCGGGCATGCGGCCAACGTCACGACCATCGGCCATTTGTTCGGCCCGAAGGACCTGGTGCTGCACGACGAGCTGATCCACAACAGCGTGGTGCAGGGCATCCTGCTGTCGGGCGCGCGCCGCCTGTCCTTCGCGCACAACGACTGGGCCGCGCTCGACCAGATCCTGGCCGAGCAGCGCCACCAGTTCGAACGCGTGCTGGTCGTGCTCGAGGGCATCTACAGCATGGACGGCGACTTCCCCGACCTGCCGAAGTTCATCGAGGTCAAGCGCCGGCACAAGGTGTTCCTGATGGTCGACGAGGCGCACTCGTTCGGCGTCATGGGCAAGACCGGCCTGGGCATCCGCGAGCACTTCGGGCTGGCCGGCGGCGATGTGGACATCTGGATGGGCACGCTGAGCAAGGCTCTGGCCGGCTGCGGCGGCTACATCGCCGGCGAGACCGCGCTGATCGAGCACCTGAAGTTCCTCGCGCCCGGCTTCCTCTACAGCGTGGGCATGCCGCCGCCGGTGGCCGGGGCCTCGCTGGCGGCGCTGAAGATCATGCTGGCGCAGCCCGAGCGCGTCACGGCGCTGCAGCAGCGCGGCCGGTTCTTCCTGGAGCAGGCACGTGCCGGCGGCATCGACACCGGCACCAGCACCGGCCTGGCGGTCATTCCCGCGATCGTCGGCAGCTCGGTCAAGGCGGCGCGCCTGTCGGCAGTGCTGTTCGAGCGCGGGATCAACGTGCAGCCGATCCTCTACCCGGCAGTGCCCGAGAAATCGGCGCGGCTGCGCTTCTTCGTCTCCTGCGAGCACACCGAGGCGCAGATCCGCGCCACCGTCGAGGCGCTGGTCGAAGAATCGCGCCGCCTCTGA
- a CDS encoding 2-oxo acid dehydrogenase subunit E2 has protein sequence MARGLALVLSQLWGLLRQPAPASTQQPYPKLRNFILDVMAEGRRKNTINLLFEAEVAPMRRHLAAQAERISLTSYIARTLACAVNENRSMHAYRRGRSRLTVFEDIDLTFMVERDIGGGAALPLNYIVRAAQRKAASGIHAELQAAKTAPLGQGGPLTALEKRFFGLPRPLRRIVWFFIRRDPVMFKDLVGTVGITSMGMHAQGAAIVLPITPMTLTLSIGSIAKRLVLENGQPVEREFIQLNLGADHDIIDGAPLMRFCTRFKAMLEAGCALEPPHRHG, from the coding sequence ATGGCAAGGGGCCTGGCGCTGGTGCTGTCGCAGTTGTGGGGGCTGCTGCGCCAGCCGGCGCCCGCGAGCACGCAGCAGCCCTATCCGAAGCTGCGCAATTTCATCCTCGACGTCATGGCCGAGGGCCGGCGCAAGAACACCATCAACCTGCTGTTCGAAGCCGAGGTTGCGCCCATGCGGCGGCACCTCGCGGCGCAGGCCGAACGCATCTCGCTGACCAGCTACATCGCCCGGACCCTGGCCTGCGCGGTCAATGAGAACCGCTCGATGCATGCCTATAGGCGCGGCAGATCCAGGCTGACGGTCTTCGAGGACATCGACCTGACCTTCATGGTCGAGCGCGATATCGGCGGCGGCGCGGCGCTGCCGCTGAACTACATCGTGCGCGCCGCCCAGCGCAAGGCTGCGTCCGGGATCCATGCCGAACTCCAGGCCGCGAAGACGGCGCCGCTGGGGCAGGGCGGGCCGCTGACGGCGCTGGAGAAGCGCTTCTTCGGGCTGCCGCGGCCGCTGCGCCGCATCGTCTGGTTCTTCATCCGCCGCGACCCGGTCATGTTCAAGGACCTGGTGGGCACGGTGGGCATCACCTCGATGGGCATGCATGCGCAGGGCGCGGCGATCGTCCTGCCCATCACGCCAATGACGCTCACGCTGTCGATAGGCTCGATCGCCAAGCGGCTGGTGCTGGAGAACGGCCAGCCCGTGGAGCGCGAATTCATCCAGCTGAACCTGGGCGCCGACCACGACATCATCGACGGCGCCCCGCTGATGCGCTTTTGCACGCGCTTCAAGGCCATGCTCGAGGCCGGCTGCGCGCTCGAGCCGCCGCACCGGCACGGGTAG
- a CDS encoding TerC family protein, whose product MEFLSTPDFWIGLVKIVWINIILSGDNAVVIALAARSLPPEQQRKAIMFGSGAAVVLRIVLTVVAAKLLELSFLQVIGGVLLLWIGYQLLTGEEEGEGHAKGTGSMAAAIRTILIADLVMSLDNVIAVAATAQGNMVLLILGLAISIPLVIFGSTLMIKLMERFPVIITLGAALIGWVGGETVVNDNLLRGYTMAHPWLHYAAAAAGALLVVGLGKFMQARSASKQQAL is encoded by the coding sequence ATGGAATTTCTCAGTACCCCCGACTTCTGGATCGGGCTGGTGAAGATCGTCTGGATCAACATCATCCTGTCTGGCGACAACGCCGTCGTCATCGCCCTCGCGGCGCGCTCGCTTCCCCCTGAACAGCAAAGAAAAGCCATCATGTTCGGCTCCGGCGCGGCCGTCGTGCTGCGCATCGTGCTGACGGTGGTGGCCGCCAAGCTGCTGGAGCTGTCCTTCCTGCAGGTGATCGGCGGCGTGCTGCTGCTGTGGATCGGCTACCAGCTGCTGACCGGCGAGGAAGAAGGCGAAGGCCACGCCAAGGGCACGGGCTCGATGGCCGCCGCGATCCGCACCATCCTGATCGCCGACCTGGTGATGAGCCTGGACAACGTGATCGCCGTGGCCGCCACGGCGCAGGGCAACATGGTCCTGCTGATCCTGGGCCTGGCGATCAGCATCCCGCTGGTGATCTTCGGCTCGACGCTGATGATCAAGCTCATGGAGCGCTTCCCCGTGATCATCACGCTGGGCGCCGCGCTGATCGGCTGGGTCGGCGGCGAGACCGTCGTCAACGACAACCTGCTGCGCGGCTACACCATGGCGCATCCCTGGCTGCACTACGCCGCCGCCGCCGCCGGCGCCTTGCTGGTGGTTGGCCTGGGCAAGTTCATGCAGGCGCGCTCGGCCAGCAAGCAGCAGGCGCTGTGA
- a CDS encoding LTA synthase family protein, producing MPWTALAWPILTGLALSLALEPAVQPRPLPLWRRPLAATVIHVALWLLLFCFELAVFHRPWFAMAIVLAFQLFVVLVNNAKFHSLREPFIFQDFEYFLDALKHPRLYLPFLGTARAVIAVAGFGVAFYGGLHFEPALSASLPLADFFGMVAALAVFAGALLWCGARRPLPVSFAPQEDLRALGLLASLWCYAREERRHHPLPAARPAAPAAESAALPHLVVVQSESFFDARRLFAGIRPEVLQTFDALQAAAVRQGRVEVAAWGANTVRTEFAFLSGLDASALGVHRFNPYRKLARQGVPTLAGLLRQQGYRTVCVHPYHASFYTRHEVYPLMGFDEFIDIEHFRDVEKTGPYVGDAALAEKVCALLQQQASDQPLFVFVISMENHGPLHLEKVSPGDEERLYSAPPPAGCDDLTIYLRHLANADRMAGMLRDQLQSMARPGWLCWYGDHVPIMPRVYSALSEPDGRTDWFLWRNGDVPGSGERVDLRIEDLSDLVLEEMGLKSPSV from the coding sequence ATGCCTTGGACGGCCCTGGCGTGGCCCATCCTGACAGGGCTGGCGCTGTCGCTGGCGCTGGAGCCCGCGGTGCAGCCGCGGCCGCTGCCGCTGTGGCGGCGCCCGCTGGCGGCCACCGTGATCCATGTGGCGCTGTGGCTGCTGCTGTTTTGCTTCGAGCTCGCGGTGTTCCACCGCCCCTGGTTCGCCATGGCCATCGTGCTGGCGTTCCAGCTGTTCGTGGTGCTGGTCAACAACGCCAAGTTCCATTCGCTGCGCGAGCCCTTCATCTTCCAGGATTTCGAGTATTTCCTCGATGCGCTCAAGCACCCGCGCCTGTACCTGCCCTTCCTGGGCACGGCGCGCGCGGTCATCGCCGTTGCGGGCTTTGGCGTGGCCTTCTATGGCGGCCTGCACTTCGAGCCGGCGCTGAGCGCCTCCCTGCCGCTGGCGGATTTCTTCGGGATGGTGGCCGCACTGGCGGTCTTTGCCGGCGCGCTGCTGTGGTGCGGCGCGCGCCGTCCCCTACCCGTGAGCTTCGCGCCGCAGGAGGATCTGCGCGCGCTGGGCCTGCTGGCCAGCCTGTGGTGCTATGCGCGCGAGGAGCGCCGGCACCACCCGCTGCCTGCGGCCCGCCCCGCGGCGCCCGCTGCCGAAAGCGCCGCGCTGCCGCATCTGGTGGTGGTGCAAAGCGAGTCCTTCTTCGATGCGCGGCGGCTGTTTGCCGGCATCCGCCCGGAAGTGCTGCAAACCTTCGACGCGCTGCAGGCCGCAGCGGTCCGCCAGGGCCGCGTCGAGGTCGCGGCCTGGGGCGCGAACACGGTGCGCACCGAGTTCGCATTCCTCTCGGGGCTGGACGCGTCGGCGCTGGGCGTGCACCGCTTCAACCCCTACCGCAAGCTGGCGCGCCAGGGCGTGCCGACGCTGGCGGGTCTTCTGCGCCAGCAGGGCTACCGCACGGTCTGCGTGCACCCGTACCACGCGAGCTTCTACACGCGCCACGAGGTCTATCCGCTGATGGGTTTCGATGAGTTCATCGACATCGAGCACTTCAGGGACGTGGAGAAGACCGGCCCCTATGTCGGCGACGCGGCCCTGGCCGAAAAGGTCTGCGCGCTGCTGCAGCAGCAGGCATCGGACCAGCCGCTGTTCGTGTTCGTGATCTCGATGGAAAACCACGGGCCGCTGCATCTGGAGAAGGTGTCGCCCGGGGATGAGGAGCGGCTGTATTCGGCCCCGCCGCCCGCCGGCTGCGACGACCTGACGATCTACCTGCGCCACCTGGCCAACGCCGACCGCATGGCGGGCATGCTGCGCGACCAGCTGCAATCCATGGCCCGCCCCGGCTGGCTGTGCTGGTATGGGGACCATGTGCCGATCATGCCCCGGGTTTATTCGGCGTTGTCCGAACCGGATGGGAGGACGGATTGGTTTCTCTGGCGGAACGGGGATGTGCCTGGGTCGGGGGAGCGGGTAGATCTGAGGATCGAAGACCTATCGGACTTGGTGCTGGAGGAAATGGGGTTGAAGTCGCCAAGCGTGTGA
- a CDS encoding SDR family NAD(P)-dependent oxidoreductase, which yields MALTARTVLITGSTGGIGGALVESYAEPGNTLILQGRNAPRLAEQAALCEARGARVITQVLDVRDRAALSAWLREVCERETVDLVIVNAGVNTNIGPDNAGERWEDIEALIEVNLLGAMATVDGVLPSMRGRGAGQIALISSLAAYFGLPVTPSYCASKAAIKVYGEALRGWLAPEGVRVNVVMPGYVESQMCHDMPGPKPFLWPADKAVRVIRRGLERNRPRISFPFPLNFGTWWLSVLPPAISERILRLIGYRG from the coding sequence ATGGCTTTGACGGCACGCACGGTATTGATCACAGGCTCCACTGGAGGCATTGGCGGCGCGCTGGTCGAGTCCTATGCCGAGCCCGGCAACACGCTGATCCTGCAGGGCCGCAACGCGCCGCGCCTGGCCGAGCAGGCGGCACTGTGCGAGGCGCGCGGCGCGCGCGTGATCACGCAGGTGCTCGACGTGCGCGACCGCGCCGCGCTGTCGGCCTGGCTGCGCGAGGTGTGCGAGCGGGAGACGGTGGATCTGGTGATCGTCAACGCCGGAGTGAACACCAACATCGGTCCCGACAACGCGGGCGAGCGCTGGGAGGACATCGAGGCGCTGATCGAGGTGAATCTGCTGGGGGCCATGGCCACCGTCGATGGCGTGCTGCCCTCGATGCGCGGGCGCGGTGCCGGGCAGATCGCGCTGATCAGCTCGCTGGCGGCGTATTTCGGGCTGCCCGTCACGCCCAGCTACTGCGCCAGCAAGGCCGCCATCAAGGTCTATGGCGAGGCGCTGCGCGGCTGGCTGGCGCCCGAGGGCGTGCGCGTGAATGTGGTGATGCCGGGCTATGTGGAGTCGCAGATGTGCCACGACATGCCCGGCCCCAAGCCCTTCCTGTGGCCGGCCGACAAGGCGGTGCGCGTGATCCGGCGCGGGCTCGAGCGCAACCGGCCGCGCATCAGCTTCCCCTTTCCGCTGAATTTCGGCACCTGGTGGCTGTCGGTGCTGCCGCCGGCCATCTCGGAACGCATCCTGCGGCTGATCGGCTACCGTGGCTGA
- a CDS encoding capsule biosynthesis protein: protein MCSPFFLRLAQSLKADGHAVHKIHFNAGDWLYWSGGGASHYRGGLAHLQGFLDQKYRQLGITDQVLFGDCRPVHRPAVEHGRALGLRTHVFEEGYFRPHWVTLEREGVNTHSLLPRDPQWFMDVGRRLPEAAAVQPFHSPFRVRAGHDIAYHSAGFWNPLAYPRYRTHSTITAATEYAGYARRLPMLRWHAPRDNALIERLLQSGAPFYVLPLQLGSDAQIREHSMFNDMAEVMEFVLASFARHAPARSRLVVKNHPLDTGLENHRRTLRGLAARFDVADRVDYIETGNLDALLMRARGTVTVNSTVGAISLGLNCPTMALSNPIYQMPGLTFQGTLDDFWRKGTAPDAELVRHFRNVVVHTTQVNGGFYCRDGIALAVQGSHRLLAAERSPLEEWL from the coding sequence GTGTGTTCCCCCTTTTTCCTGCGCCTGGCGCAGAGCCTCAAGGCCGACGGCCATGCGGTGCACAAGATCCATTTCAATGCCGGCGACTGGCTGTACTGGAGCGGCGGCGGCGCCTCGCACTACCGCGGCGGCCTCGCGCACCTGCAGGGCTTCCTGGACCAGAAATACCGCCAGCTCGGCATCACCGACCAGGTGCTGTTCGGCGACTGCCGGCCGGTGCATCGCCCCGCGGTCGAGCACGGCCGTGCACTGGGGCTGCGCACCCATGTGTTCGAGGAAGGGTACTTCCGCCCGCACTGGGTCACGCTCGAGCGCGAGGGGGTCAACACCCATTCGCTGCTGCCGCGCGATCCACAGTGGTTCATGGACGTGGGCCGCAGGCTGCCCGAGGCCGCCGCCGTGCAGCCCTTCCACTCGCCCTTCCGGGTGCGCGCGGGGCATGACATCGCATACCACTCGGCGGGTTTCTGGAACCCGCTGGCCTATCCGCGCTACCGCACCCATTCGACGATCACCGCCGCGACCGAATACGCGGGCTATGCGCGCCGCCTGCCGATGCTGCGCTGGCATGCGCCGCGCGACAACGCGCTGATCGAGAGGCTGCTGCAGAGCGGCGCGCCGTTCTATGTGCTGCCGCTGCAGCTGGGCAGCGATGCGCAGATCCGCGAGCATTCGATGTTCAACGACATGGCCGAGGTCATGGAGTTCGTGCTGGCCTCCTTTGCACGGCATGCGCCGGCGCGCAGCCGCCTGGTCGTCAAGAACCACCCGCTCGACACCGGCCTGGAGAACCACCGGCGCACGCTGCGCGGTCTGGCGGCACGCTTCGATGTGGCGGATCGCGTCGATTACATTGAAACCGGCAATCTCGATGCCCTGCTCATGCGCGCGCGCGGCACCGTCACGGTGAACAGCACCGTGGGGGCGATCTCGCTGGGGCTGAACTGCCCGACGATGGCGCTGAGCAACCCGATCTACCAGATGCCCGGGCTGACCTTCCAGGGCACGCTCGATGATTTCTGGCGCAAGGGCACGGCACCCGACGCCGAATTGGTCAGGCACTTCCGCAATGTCGTGGTCCACACCACGCAGGTCAACGGCGGTTTCTATTGCCGCGACGGCATCGCGCTGGCGGTGCAGGGCAGCCACCGGCTGCTGGCCGCCGAGCGCTCACCTTTGGAGGAATGGCTTTGA
- a CDS encoding beta-3-deoxy-D-manno-oct-2-ulosonic acid transferase, whose protein sequence is MPQSVELPDVSVVYALDFSSWKRSVVCQCFAPARVVFVASVADVPAGAVLAVWGMKPFNAALQEGVRVLRLEDGFLRSVGLGVDLIRPMSWVIDGRGIYYDATRPSDLEHLLANASFDAAQLQRAKLLRERIVSQRLTKYNTGGGVWQRPAGAASVVLVPGQVESDASLAYGAPGIRTNMALLQAARAAHPDAHVVYKPHPDVLAGLRARGADEHEALRWCDEVVEHAPMGELLLAVDHVHVLTSLAGFEALLRGKAVTCHGQPFYSGWGLTRDAVPNARRTRQLSLDELVAGALIEYPLYMSRTGASLTAPEQALDELVAWRTRAGHRLPWWRKLFRVVLRRVVGVR, encoded by the coding sequence TTGCCGCAAAGCGTTGAGTTGCCGGATGTCTCCGTGGTGTATGCGCTGGACTTTTCCTCCTGGAAGAGATCGGTGGTGTGCCAGTGCTTCGCGCCGGCGCGGGTGGTGTTCGTCGCCAGCGTGGCCGATGTGCCCGCGGGCGCGGTGCTGGCCGTCTGGGGCATGAAGCCTTTCAACGCCGCGCTGCAAGAGGGCGTGCGGGTGCTGCGGCTGGAGGACGGCTTCCTGCGCTCGGTGGGGCTGGGCGTGGACCTGATCCGGCCGATGTCCTGGGTGATCGACGGACGCGGCATCTATTACGACGCGACGCGGCCCTCCGATCTCGAGCATCTGCTGGCGAACGCCAGCTTCGATGCCGCGCAGCTGCAGCGTGCAAAGCTGCTGCGCGAGCGCATCGTTTCCCAGCGACTGACCAAGTACAACACCGGCGGCGGCGTCTGGCAGCGGCCCGCGGGCGCCGCCAGCGTGGTGCTGGTGCCGGGGCAGGTGGAAAGCGATGCGTCGCTGGCCTATGGCGCGCCCGGCATCCGCACCAACATGGCGCTGCTGCAGGCGGCGCGCGCGGCCCATCCCGATGCCCATGTCGTCTACAAGCCGCACCCGGACGTGCTCGCCGGCCTGCGCGCGCGCGGCGCGGACGAGCACGAGGCGCTGCGCTGGTGCGACGAAGTGGTCGAGCACGCGCCGATGGGCGAGCTGCTGCTGGCGGTGGACCATGTCCATGTGCTGACCTCGCTGGCCGGCTTCGAGGCGCTGCTGCGCGGCAAGGCCGTGACCTGCCATGGCCAGCCCTTCTACTCGGGCTGGGGCCTGACGCGCGACGCGGTGCCGAACGCGCGCCGCACGCGGCAGCTGTCGCTGGACGAGCTGGTGGCCGGGGCGTTGATCGAATATCCGCTCTACATGAGCCGCACCGGCGCCAGCCTGACCGCTCCCGAGCAGGCGCTGGACGAACTGGTGGCCTGGCGCACGCGCGCCGGCCACAGGCTGCCCTGGTGGCGCAAATTATTCAGAGTGGTGCTGCGCCGGGTGGTGGGGGTGCGATGA
- a CDS encoding glycosyltransferase family 4 protein, translating to MRESVIDVTRLVDRAMQGRRPTGVDRVSLEYVRHFGGRATALVRFAGQWIELSEADSTRVFAALLAPARDFNMLVRRAVAKAFARSVGRQFSKPRFFFNTGHNGLEKPVYAQFVQRSALKPLYFVHDLIPVSHPEYCRPGETGRHEIRMDTMLRTGHGVIANSAATLAEFAAHAAAKGVPMPATTVALLAPAPLPAPAAQRPLEAPYFVMLGTIEPRKNHWLILQLWRRLIERLGAAAPRLVIIGQRGWLCENVVDLLERCELLEGFVFEKPGCSDTELSTWLHHSQALLFPSFAEGYGMPLAEALASGVPVIASDLPAFREIAGDIPEYVDPLDGRRWAELVSEYAHPQSLARRGQRRRMAGLVLPSWEAHFQQVEALMEQLRVAAKR from the coding sequence ATGCGTGAGTCAGTGATCGATGTCACCCGCCTGGTGGACCGGGCGATGCAGGGCCGCCGGCCCACGGGGGTGGACCGGGTGAGCCTGGAGTACGTGCGCCACTTCGGTGGGCGCGCGACGGCGCTGGTGCGCTTTGCGGGGCAGTGGATCGAGCTGTCCGAGGCGGATTCCACGCGCGTCTTCGCGGCGCTGCTGGCGCCCGCGCGCGACTTCAACATGCTGGTGCGGCGCGCCGTGGCCAAGGCCTTCGCGCGCAGCGTGGGGCGGCAATTCTCCAAGCCGCGGTTCTTCTTCAACACCGGGCACAACGGCCTGGAAAAGCCGGTCTATGCGCAGTTCGTGCAGCGCTCGGCGCTCAAGCCGCTGTATTTCGTGCATGACCTGATCCCGGTTTCGCACCCCGAGTACTGCCGCCCGGGCGAGACCGGGCGCCACGAGATCCGGATGGATACGATGCTGCGCACCGGCCATGGCGTCATCGCGAATTCGGCTGCGACGCTGGCGGAATTCGCCGCCCATGCCGCGGCAAAAGGGGTGCCCATGCCCGCGACCACGGTGGCGCTTCTGGCCCCTGCTCCGCTGCCCGCGCCGGCCGCGCAGCGGCCGCTGGAAGCGCCCTACTTCGTGATGCTGGGCACCATCGAGCCGCGCAAGAACCACTGGCTGATCCTGCAGTTGTGGCGCCGGCTGATCGAGCGCCTGGGCGCCGCCGCGCCGCGCCTGGTCATCATCGGCCAGCGCGGCTGGCTGTGCGAGAACGTGGTGGACCTGCTCGAGCGCTGCGAGCTGCTCGAGGGCTTCGTCTTCGAGAAGCCGGGCTGCAGCGACACCGAGCTGTCCACCTGGCTGCACCACTCGCAGGCGCTGCTGTTCCCCTCGTTTGCCGAGGGCTACGGCATGCCGCTGGCCGAGGCGCTGGCATCCGGCGTGCCGGTCATTGCCAGCGACCTGCCGGCCTTCCGCGAGATCGCCGGCGATATTCCCGAATATGTGGATCCGCTCGACGGCCGGCGCTGGGCCGAGCTGGTGAGCGAATACGCGCACCCGCAAAGCCTGGCGCGGCGCGGCCAGCGCCGGCGGATGGCGGGGCTGGTGCTGCCCAGCTGGGAAGCGCATTTCCAGCAGGTCGAGGCGTTGATGGAGCAGTTGCGTGTTGCCGCAAAGCGTTGA
- a CDS encoding polysaccharide biosynthesis/export family protein: MKTRSAATTASSTTLRLLLAAGVAAVLSACSTSPTWLPTSGPSREQVEEVAAAPNDRGIQIVEVNDAVARRVLASQRQSLFSEVFGTSAQSGYVIGAGDVIEVSVWEAPPAALFGSGAIDPRTGPSTTRVTALPEQMVNSNGSVNIPFAGQIMAAGRSPQQIEAEIIQRLKGKANQPQVLVRMIRNNTANVTVVGEVANSTRMPLTARGERLLDALAAAGGTRQPVNKMTLQVTRGNQVQALPLDTIIRDPRQNILLQPGDVVTSLFQPLSFTALGATGKNEELNFEAQGISLAQALARVGGVQDNRADAQGVFIFRLESPAALDLQGKTIMTTPEGLVPVIYRMNLRDPASFFVAQSFPIRDKDLLYVSNAPAAELQKFLNVIFSTVFPVANLISVTR; encoded by the coding sequence ATGAAGACAAGATCTGCCGCGACCACGGCAAGCTCCACGACCTTGCGCCTGCTGCTCGCGGCTGGCGTAGCGGCCGTGTTGAGCGCCTGCTCCACCAGCCCCACCTGGCTGCCGACTTCCGGTCCGAGCCGCGAACAGGTCGAGGAGGTGGCTGCTGCCCCGAACGACCGCGGCATCCAGATCGTCGAGGTCAATGACGCGGTGGCGCGCCGGGTGCTGGCCAGCCAGCGGCAAAGCCTGTTTTCCGAAGTGTTCGGCACTTCGGCGCAGTCGGGCTATGTGATTGGCGCGGGCGACGTGATCGAGGTCTCGGTGTGGGAAGCACCGCCCGCGGCCCTGTTCGGCAGCGGCGCGATCGATCCGCGCACGGGCCCCTCGACCACGCGCGTCACGGCCCTGCCCGAGCAGATGGTCAACAGCAACGGCAGCGTCAACATTCCCTTTGCCGGCCAGATCATGGCGGCCGGCCGCAGCCCGCAGCAGATCGAGGCCGAGATCATCCAGCGCCTCAAGGGCAAGGCCAACCAGCCTCAGGTGCTGGTGCGCATGATCCGCAACAACACAGCCAACGTGACGGTGGTGGGCGAGGTCGCCAATAGCACGCGCATGCCGCTGACGGCGCGCGGCGAGCGGCTGCTCGATGCGCTGGCAGCTGCCGGCGGCACGCGCCAGCCGGTCAACAAGATGACGCTGCAGGTGACGCGCGGCAACCAGGTGCAGGCGCTGCCGCTGGACACCATCATCCGCGACCCGCGCCAGAACATCCTGCTGCAGCCGGGCGACGTCGTGACCTCGCTGTTCCAGCCGCTGAGCTTCACGGCGCTGGGCGCGACGGGCAAGAACGAAGAGCTCAATTTCGAGGCCCAGGGCATCTCGCTGGCGCAGGCGCTGGCGCGCGTGGGCGGCGTGCAGGACAACCGTGCCGATGCGCAGGGCGTGTTCATCTTCCGCCTCGAGTCGCCCGCCGCGCTGGATCTGCAGGGCAAGACCATCATGACCACGCCCGAGGGCCTGGTGCCGGTCATCTACCGCATGAACCTGCGTGACCCGGCAAGCTTCTTCGTGGCGCAGAGCTTCCCGATCCGGGACAAGGACCTGCTGTATGTCTCGAACGCTCCCGCGGCCGAGCTGCAGAAGTTCCTCAACGTGATCTTCTCCACCGTCTTCCCTGTGGCCAACCTGATCAGCGTGACCCGGTAA